Proteins from a single region of Nocardiopsis dassonvillei subsp. dassonvillei DSM 43111:
- a CDS encoding nucleotidyltransferase domain-containing protein — MMVAMSISAHDDATFLSATADRLSALPAVEAVTLGGSRAQGTHRPDSDWDLAVYYRGEFDPQALRDLGWEGEVSEVGGWGGGVFNGGAWLRIDGRAVDVHYRDLDVVEHQLAEARQGRFRVEPLMFHLAGIPTYLVVAELAIGQVLVGDLPRPDYPEALRRSAPPVWRGTAAATLSYAQHNHAPYGRVAQTAGLLAQAASQAAHAVLAERGVWVTNDKALLSMAGLEEIDFVVAGMTADPRDLSSAVAEAGRILATA, encoded by the coding sequence ATGATGGTCGCCATGTCCATCTCCGCACATGACGACGCGACCTTCCTGTCCGCCACCGCCGACCGGCTCTCCGCCCTTCCGGCCGTCGAGGCGGTCACCCTCGGCGGTTCCCGGGCCCAGGGCACCCACCGCCCCGACAGCGACTGGGACCTGGCGGTCTACTACCGGGGCGAGTTCGACCCGCAGGCGCTGCGGGACCTCGGCTGGGAGGGGGAGGTGTCGGAGGTCGGCGGCTGGGGAGGCGGTGTCTTCAACGGCGGCGCCTGGCTTCGGATCGACGGCCGGGCGGTGGACGTGCACTACCGCGATCTGGACGTGGTCGAGCACCAGCTCGCCGAAGCGCGGCAGGGACGCTTCCGGGTGGAACCGCTCATGTTCCACCTGGCGGGTATCCCCACCTACCTGGTCGTCGCCGAACTCGCCATCGGCCAGGTCCTCGTCGGGGACCTGCCCCGGCCCGACTACCCCGAGGCGCTGCGCAGGAGCGCACCGCCCGTCTGGCGGGGCACAGCCGCGGCCACCCTGTCCTACGCCCAGCACAACCACGCCCCCTACGGCCGGGTCGCCCAGACCGCGGGCCTCCTCGCCCAGGCCGCCTCGCAGGCCGCGCACGCGGTCCTGGCCGAGCGCGGGGTCTGGGTCACCAACGACAAGGCACTGCTGTCCATGGCGGGACTGGAGGAGATCGACTTCGTGGTCGCCGGAATGACCGCCGACCCCCGGGACCTGAGTTCGGCGGTCGCCGAGGCCGGACGGATTCTCGCCACGGCCTGA
- a CDS encoding GNAT family N-acetyltransferase, with amino-acid sequence MTVHDLTIRTITGSGELDLFNRFPYPLNFEFADDLARGRRRPSWMWVALDGDRLLARLSWWCRGGDTSPLLLDVLDVDDTAGDVDRTGILEHLLRTASAATLPGGRTPPEYLRIVPADWREDADGRRAVRERMAAVERTGGSLLVERLRFEWTPDVPAPGPGDRLRFRQVRDEEEILGLMVRALEGTLDAHDRADLAHTTAEQVAADSWNEEFARYTTPRSWWRIATLPDGEPVGFVLPARNDYHPIIGYIAVLPEHRGNGYIDEVLAEGTRVLAQEGADRIRAATDLGNVPMARAFQRAEYATLSGVVNMTW; translated from the coding sequence TTGACCGTGCATGACCTGACCATCCGTACGATCACCGGATCCGGGGAGCTCGACCTCTTCAACCGGTTCCCCTACCCCCTGAACTTCGAGTTCGCCGACGACCTCGCCCGGGGGCGCCGACGCCCCTCGTGGATGTGGGTCGCCCTGGACGGCGACCGCCTCCTGGCCCGCCTCTCCTGGTGGTGCCGGGGCGGTGACACCTCTCCCCTGCTGCTGGACGTCCTGGACGTGGACGACACCGCCGGGGACGTGGACCGCACGGGGATCCTCGAACACCTGCTGCGCACCGCCTCGGCGGCGACCCTGCCCGGAGGCCGGACCCCGCCCGAGTACCTGCGCATCGTCCCCGCCGACTGGCGCGAGGACGCCGACGGGCGCCGCGCCGTACGGGAGCGCATGGCCGCCGTCGAACGCACCGGCGGATCGCTCCTGGTGGAGCGGCTGCGCTTCGAGTGGACCCCCGACGTCCCGGCGCCGGGGCCGGGCGACCGCCTCCGGTTCCGGCAGGTCCGGGACGAGGAGGAGATCCTCGGCCTGATGGTCCGGGCCCTGGAAGGCACGCTGGACGCCCACGACCGCGCCGATCTCGCACACACCACGGCGGAGCAGGTGGCCGCCGACAGCTGGAACGAGGAGTTCGCCCGGTACACGACGCCGCGCTCCTGGTGGCGGATCGCGACGCTTCCGGACGGCGAGCCGGTCGGCTTCGTGCTGCCCGCCCGCAACGACTACCACCCGATCATCGGCTACATCGCGGTGCTGCCCGAGCACCGCGGCAACGGGTACATCGACGAGGTCCTCGCCGAGGGCACCCGCGTCCTGGCACAGGAGGGGGCGGACCGTATCCGCGCCGCCACCGACCTGGGCAACGTCCCGATGGCGCGGGCCTTCCAGCGGGCGGAGTACGCCACGCTCAGCGGGGTCGTCAACATGACCTGGTAG
- a CDS encoding benzoate/H(+) symporter BenE family transporter, translating to MRTLVRLVGLVAPAPAVAAGLVAVLVGVTSSAAIVFTAAEAAGASSGQTASWMLALGVGMAVTCVGLSLRHRAPIVTAWSTPGAALLAVGLDGVTMAQAVGAFLFSAALITLSGVTGWFERVMDHVPVPLAAGLLAGVLLQFGMGLFTSMEDDFAVVFTMFAAYLLSRRWLPRYAVILSLVAGGVAAALRGTLDLGGVTPSLARPVFVAPEFSWQVLVSVGLPLFVVTMASQNLPGVAVLRGDGYRVPISPVIGWTGATNLVLAPFGCFGMNLAAITAAICTGPQAHPDRERRYLAGVWAGVFYLCVGVFGATVASLLAALPPPLILGIAGLGLLGTIGGSLASALGDERSREAAVVTFLATASGFTLFGVGSAFWGLLAGALTLAVTRSWRRSRHTASGGGAGQDTEDAREADETAEAVRGEGGGAREAAGTPATPIRTADGAHETGGTGQAGEDGTTTEAQGPGDPGADSRSARG from the coding sequence ATGAGAACCCTCGTCCGTCTTGTCGGCCTCGTGGCCCCCGCGCCCGCCGTCGCGGCCGGTCTGGTCGCCGTGCTGGTCGGGGTGACCAGCTCGGCGGCGATCGTGTTCACCGCGGCCGAGGCCGCCGGTGCCTCCTCCGGGCAGACCGCCTCGTGGATGCTGGCCCTGGGTGTGGGGATGGCGGTGACCTGTGTGGGACTGTCCCTGCGCCACCGGGCCCCGATCGTGACCGCCTGGTCCACGCCCGGCGCCGCGCTGCTGGCGGTGGGGCTGGACGGGGTGACGATGGCGCAGGCGGTGGGGGCGTTCCTGTTCTCGGCCGCGCTGATCACCCTGAGCGGCGTCACCGGGTGGTTCGAGAGGGTCATGGACCACGTGCCGGTGCCGCTCGCGGCGGGGCTGCTGGCCGGGGTGCTGCTCCAGTTCGGCATGGGGCTGTTCACGAGCATGGAGGACGACTTCGCGGTCGTGTTCACCATGTTCGCGGCGTACCTGCTGAGCCGCCGGTGGCTGCCGCGCTACGCGGTCATCCTGTCCCTGGTCGCGGGCGGTGTCGCCGCGGCGCTGCGCGGGACCCTGGACCTGGGCGGGGTGACCCCGTCGCTGGCCCGGCCGGTGTTCGTGGCGCCCGAGTTCTCCTGGCAGGTGCTGGTGAGCGTGGGGCTGCCGCTGTTCGTGGTGACCATGGCCTCGCAGAACCTGCCGGGGGTCGCGGTACTGCGGGGCGACGGCTACCGGGTGCCGATCTCGCCGGTGATCGGGTGGACCGGGGCGACCAACCTGGTACTGGCGCCGTTCGGGTGCTTCGGGATGAACCTGGCCGCGATCACCGCGGCCATCTGCACGGGACCGCAGGCGCACCCCGACCGCGAGCGCCGCTACCTGGCCGGGGTGTGGGCGGGGGTCTTCTACCTGTGCGTGGGGGTCTTCGGGGCGACGGTGGCGTCGCTGCTGGCCGCGCTGCCGCCGCCGCTGATCCTGGGGATCGCCGGGCTGGGCCTGCTCGGAACGATCGGGGGTTCGCTGGCGTCCGCGCTGGGGGACGAGCGCTCCCGGGAGGCCGCGGTGGTGACCTTCCTGGCCACGGCGTCGGGGTTCACCCTGTTCGGTGTGGGGTCGGCCTTCTGGGGTCTGCTGGCGGGTGCGCTGACGCTGGCGGTGACCCGTTCCTGGCGCCGGTCGCGGCACACGGCTTCGGGCGGCGGTGCCGGGCAGGACACCGAGGACGCGCGGGAGGCCGACGAGACCGCGGAGGCCGTCCGGGGAGAGGGCGGCGGAGCGCGGGAGGCGGCCGGAACACCGGCGACCCCGATACGGACGGCCGACGGGGCTCACGAGACGGGTGGGACTGGACAGGCCGGAGAGGACGGAACGACCACCGAGGCGCAGGGGCCCGGTGATCCCGGTGCGGACAGCCGGTCGGCCCGCGGTTGA
- a CDS encoding DUF418 domain-containing protein: MSLPPSPPPSTGGVALDRRSLAPDLARGVMLLVIAVVHAHIVWVMATAGQSPASGGLLDAASTALLMLFAEARGYPMFAALFGYGLAWIHLRRTAEGRPEPWVRSLVRRRGRWMVLIGLLHTVLLFFGDIVAVYGLIALMFAGLLHAGDRRLLAHALTWASLGSLFYAVMNSLPLSDPEAGGVFTQDPLADMVTRLFTWPVMTPMLVASSVFPFLVGVWAARRRLMEQPELHLGLLRRVAFIGIPVAVVGGLPQALVATELWVPEFVLKAGVGWLHVLTGYAGGFGYAALIALVAVRLGDRRGPLVRALVATGQRSMTCYLLQSVGWIVLFAPYALDLGPQLSGTAAVLLGVAVWLATVVLADVMRRVGVRGPAERLLRWGTYRTVRAEQPEAEPVRR; this comes from the coding sequence ATGTCTCTTCCCCCCTCCCCGCCGCCTTCGACCGGGGGCGTGGCACTCGACCGGCGCTCCCTGGCGCCCGACCTGGCACGCGGGGTGATGCTGCTGGTCATCGCCGTCGTGCACGCGCACATCGTCTGGGTGATGGCCACCGCGGGTCAGAGTCCCGCCTCGGGCGGCCTCCTCGACGCCGCCTCCACCGCCCTGCTGATGCTGTTCGCCGAGGCGCGCGGGTACCCCATGTTCGCGGCGCTGTTCGGCTACGGGCTCGCCTGGATCCACCTGCGCCGCACCGCCGAGGGGCGCCCGGAGCCGTGGGTGCGCTCACTGGTGCGCCGACGCGGCCGGTGGATGGTGCTGATCGGGCTCCTGCACACGGTCCTGCTCTTCTTCGGCGACATCGTCGCGGTCTACGGGCTCATCGCCCTGATGTTCGCGGGTCTGCTGCACGCCGGTGACCGGCGCCTGCTCGCCCACGCCCTCACCTGGGCCTCCCTGGGCTCGCTGTTCTACGCGGTCATGAACAGCCTCCCGCTCTCCGACCCCGAGGCGGGCGGGGTCTTCACCCAGGACCCGCTGGCCGACATGGTCACACGCCTGTTCACCTGGCCGGTCATGACCCCGATGCTCGTGGCGAGTTCGGTGTTCCCCTTCCTCGTCGGAGTCTGGGCGGCCCGCCGCCGCCTGATGGAACAGCCCGAGCTCCACCTCGGGCTGCTGCGCCGCGTCGCCTTCATCGGTATCCCGGTGGCCGTGGTCGGCGGACTGCCGCAGGCCCTGGTGGCCACCGAGCTGTGGGTGCCCGAGTTCGTGCTCAAGGCCGGTGTGGGCTGGCTGCACGTTCTGACCGGCTACGCGGGCGGCTTCGGCTACGCCGCGCTCATCGCGCTGGTCGCGGTCCGCCTCGGTGACCGCAGAGGGCCCCTCGTGCGGGCCCTGGTCGCCACCGGCCAGCGCTCCATGACCTGCTACCTGTTGCAGTCGGTGGGCTGGATCGTGCTGTTCGCGCCCTACGCCCTCGACCTTGGGCCACAGCTGTCCGGGACCGCCGCCGTCCTGCTCGGCGTCGCCGTCTGGTTGGCCACCGTGGTCCTGGCCGACGTCATGCGTCGCGTGGGAGTCCGGGGTCCGGCCGAACGCCTCCTGCGCTGGGGAACCTACAGAACCGTGCGAGCGGAGCAGCCGGAGGCCGAACCAGTGCGGAGATGA
- a CDS encoding TetR/AcrR family transcriptional regulator: MVDRERPRVDDEARETAPDAREEAPRATRRRGRELLNAIHEAVILEAADVGVARLSMEGIARRAGTAKTSLYRRWPTPGDILLDAMYHTYPQEAPTPGADDLRGDLVRALMLLRDTMSRSLGQAMFSVVAEARHHPELYDRFVREVFDSRGGRFTRTVLEHYADHGRIDPSRVTSVTDDIGEAMLIKYAMDHQGPPDGEYVERIVDEVILPVLGLDPRAASPAAPEEGPSAPSDG; the protein is encoded by the coding sequence ATGGTTGACCGGGAGCGGCCGCGGGTCGACGACGAGGCGCGGGAGACGGCGCCGGACGCGCGGGAGGAGGCGCCCCGGGCCACGCGCAGACGCGGGCGGGAACTGCTGAACGCCATCCACGAGGCGGTCATCCTGGAGGCCGCGGACGTCGGTGTCGCCCGCCTGTCCATGGAGGGGATCGCCCGCAGGGCGGGCACGGCCAAGACCTCGCTGTACCGGCGCTGGCCCACGCCGGGGGACATCCTGCTGGACGCGATGTACCACACCTACCCGCAGGAGGCCCCCACGCCGGGCGCCGACGACCTGCGCGGGGACCTCGTCAGGGCCCTCATGCTCCTGCGCGACACCATGAGCCGGTCCCTGGGACAGGCGATGTTCTCCGTGGTCGCCGAGGCCAGGCACCACCCCGAGCTCTACGACCGGTTCGTGCGGGAGGTCTTCGACTCCCGCGGGGGGCGCTTCACCCGCACCGTCCTCGAGCACTACGCCGACCACGGCAGGATCGACCCCTCCCGCGTCACCTCCGTCACCGACGACATCGGTGAGGCCATGCTCATCAAGTACGCCATGGACCACCAGGGGCCGCCCGACGGGGAGTACGTGGAGCGGATCGTGGACGAGGTGATCCTGCCCGTCCTCGGCCTGGACCCGCGCGCTGCCTCCCCCGCCGCTCCGGAGGAGGGTCCTTCCGCTCCCTCGGACGGTTAG
- a CDS encoding class I SAM-dependent methyltransferase codes for MGRDFDALVAEADAEPTHGWDFSWLEGRATEQRPSWGYQRTMAGYMARASAALDIQTGGGEVLAGIPERPPLTAATESWPPNIAEATRLLHPLGVVVVADEDEPPLPFADGAFDLVVSRHPVTVWWEEIARVLAPGGTYLSQQVGPASVFEVVEFFLGPQPGEARASRHPDQAREGARAAGLEVTDLRMERLRTEFFDVGAVVYFLRKVVWMVPGFTVEAYRDRLRDMHEHIEREGSFRATTTRFLIEARKPR; via the coding sequence ATGGGACGCGATTTCGACGCACTCGTCGCCGAGGCCGACGCGGAGCCGACGCACGGCTGGGACTTCTCCTGGCTGGAGGGTCGGGCCACGGAACAGCGCCCCTCCTGGGGCTACCAGCGCACCATGGCCGGGTACATGGCCCGCGCGAGCGCCGCGCTCGACATCCAGACCGGCGGCGGCGAGGTGCTGGCGGGGATCCCCGAACGCCCGCCCCTGACCGCGGCGACGGAGTCCTGGCCACCCAACATCGCCGAGGCCACCCGGCTGCTCCATCCGCTGGGGGTCGTGGTCGTCGCCGACGAGGACGAGCCGCCGCTGCCCTTCGCGGACGGTGCCTTCGACCTGGTGGTCTCCCGCCATCCGGTGACCGTGTGGTGGGAGGAGATCGCCCGGGTCCTGGCACCGGGCGGAACCTACCTGTCCCAGCAGGTGGGCCCGGCGAGCGTCTTCGAGGTCGTGGAGTTCTTCCTGGGGCCGCAGCCCGGGGAGGCGCGCGCCTCCCGCCACCCGGACCAGGCGCGGGAGGGGGCGCGGGCGGCCGGGCTGGAGGTGACCGACCTGCGCATGGAGCGGCTGCGCACGGAGTTCTTCGACGTCGGCGCGGTCGTGTACTTCCTGCGCAAGGTGGTCTGGATGGTGCCCGGGTTCACCGTGGAGGCCTACCGGGACCGGCTCCGGGACATGCACGAGCACATCGAGCGCGAGGGGTCGTTCAGGGCCACCACGACCCGCTTCCTCATCGAGGCCCGCAAGCCCCGCTGA
- a CDS encoding antibiotic biosynthesis monooxygenase family protein — MSSVVKFNVLTVPEGAGATLEERFAKRAGLVEDQPGFEEFQLLRPVEGTDKYLVYTRWRSEEDFQNWVNGQAFRQGHAQAAADAQKEGASAGHGRGHGHGHGGPAATNSEIWGFEVVQRVSARS, encoded by the coding sequence GTGAGCAGCGTCGTCAAGTTCAACGTCCTGACCGTCCCCGAGGGCGCCGGGGCGACCCTGGAGGAGCGTTTCGCCAAGCGGGCCGGGCTCGTGGAGGACCAGCCGGGGTTCGAGGAGTTCCAGCTGCTGCGCCCGGTCGAGGGCACCGACAAGTACCTGGTGTACACCCGGTGGCGGTCCGAGGAGGACTTCCAGAACTGGGTGAACGGCCAGGCCTTCCGCCAGGGGCACGCCCAGGCCGCCGCGGACGCCCAGAAGGAGGGCGCGTCGGCCGGGCACGGCCGGGGTCACGGGCACGGCCACGGCGGCCCGGCCGCGACCAACAGCGAGATCTGGGGCTTCGAGGTCGTCCAGCGGGTCTCGGCCCGCTCCTGA
- a CDS encoding SDR family oxidoreductase encodes MNSPTVPRTALVTGASSGIGAAVAAELARRGYRVYGTSRDPGAVVEPVPGVEYLALDLADGASVEACAAAAGDVDVLVNNAGESQSGPFEELPPEAVERLFRINVFGAVRLTQLLLPGMRARGYGRVVMVGSMLASFPLAYRSSYVASKAALKGFANALRREVSPYGVGVATVEPGSINTGISERRTQYLREGSPFAAEYRTMLRALNANEASGITPGAVARTIVRAVEADPPRPFYAVGSNAPVVFALRRLFPRSLVLRVVARRHGL; translated from the coding sequence ATGAACAGTCCCACCGTCCCGCGGACCGCGCTCGTCACGGGCGCGTCGTCGGGGATCGGCGCCGCCGTGGCCGCCGAGCTGGCCCGCCGCGGCTACCGCGTGTACGGGACCAGCCGCGACCCCGGGGCGGTGGTCGAGCCGGTTCCGGGCGTGGAGTACCTGGCCCTGGACCTGGCCGACGGGGCGTCGGTCGAGGCGTGCGCGGCCGCCGCGGGCGACGTGGACGTACTGGTCAACAACGCCGGGGAGAGCCAGAGCGGGCCCTTCGAGGAACTGCCGCCGGAGGCGGTGGAGCGGTTGTTCCGGATCAACGTGTTCGGCGCGGTGCGGCTCACCCAGCTGCTGCTGCCGGGAATGCGCGCCCGAGGGTACGGGCGCGTGGTGATGGTGGGTTCGATGCTGGCGAGCTTCCCGCTGGCCTACCGGTCCTCCTATGTGGCCTCCAAGGCGGCGCTCAAGGGGTTCGCGAACGCGCTGCGCCGCGAGGTGTCCCCGTACGGGGTGGGGGTGGCCACGGTCGAGCCGGGATCGATCAACACCGGCATCAGCGAGCGGCGGACCCAGTACCTGCGGGAGGGGTCGCCGTTCGCGGCCGAGTACCGCACCATGCTCAGGGCGCTCAACGCCAACGAGGCGTCGGGGATCACGCCGGGGGCGGTGGCCCGGACCATCGTGCGCGCCGTCGAGGCGGACCCGCCCCGGCCGTTCTACGCGGTGGGCAGCAACGCCCCGGTGGTCTTCGCGCTGCGGCGGCTGTTCCCGCGCTCGCTCGTCCTGCGCGTGGTCGCCCGCAGGCACGGGCTGTAG
- a CDS encoding VOC family protein, with protein MKQQVHFITLATADLDAARAFYRDGLGWEPLADVPGEIVFFQVAPGQVLGLFDAEKFDRDLGRPPGTTGVSGLTLSHNVDGPEEVERTVEAMARAGARVLKAPQPGEFGGVFHAHVRDPNGVVWEIAHNPGWRVDETGRVVFG; from the coding sequence GTGAAACAACAGGTTCACTTCATCACTCTGGCCACGGCCGACCTGGACGCCGCCCGCGCGTTCTACCGGGACGGGCTCGGCTGGGAACCACTCGCGGACGTCCCCGGGGAGATCGTCTTCTTCCAGGTCGCGCCGGGGCAGGTCCTGGGGCTGTTCGACGCGGAGAAGTTCGACCGCGACCTGGGGCGCCCGCCCGGCACGACCGGCGTGTCGGGGCTGACGCTGTCGCACAACGTGGACGGCCCCGAGGAGGTCGAGCGGACCGTGGAGGCCATGGCGCGGGCGGGCGCGCGGGTGCTCAAGGCCCCGCAGCCGGGTGAGTTCGGCGGGGTCTTCCACGCCCACGTGCGGGACCCCAACGGCGTGGTGTGGGAGATCGCGCACAACCCGGGCTGGCGTGTGGACGAGACCGGCCGGGTCGTGTTCGGCTGA
- a CDS encoding aminoglycoside 3'-phosphotransferase, whose translation MRIPPSVDADRVEELDVGLSGARVARLFDARDRPFAVLKSVDADRPDLVAELLGQERRLRWLAGRGLPVPHVLDSGAWAGLRWLTMSHLDGRAAHEPWPAGDRSRVVDLLARAARALHRAPAAGCPFDMTLPAQLERARERVASGLVERSWSAAGREGPPAAEVLSELAGLARALGPGRTALVHGDYCLPNVLLDTGAVRGVAARTHRSAGGVPGPARPDGPPPAGDGRADGWALVDLGRAGLGDPHADLADMVGSLLSPMNPQFGPSDAERFLDAYGREDVDPERLRLCAGVNSFFWPV comes from the coding sequence ATGCGCATCCCTCCGTCCGTGGACGCCGACCGCGTCGAGGAACTCGACGTGGGGCTTTCCGGAGCCCGTGTGGCCCGGCTGTTCGACGCCCGGGACCGGCCCTTCGCGGTGCTCAAGTCGGTGGACGCCGACCGCCCCGACCTGGTGGCCGAACTCCTGGGCCAGGAGCGGCGCCTGCGCTGGCTGGCCGGACGGGGGCTGCCGGTGCCGCACGTGCTGGACTCGGGCGCCTGGGCGGGGCTGCGCTGGCTGACCATGAGCCACCTGGACGGACGCGCCGCCCACGAGCCCTGGCCCGCCGGGGACCGGTCACGGGTGGTCGACCTGCTCGCCCGGGCCGCCCGCGCGCTGCACCGCGCTCCGGCCGCGGGGTGCCCCTTCGACATGACGCTGCCCGCCCAGCTCGAACGGGCCCGGGAGCGGGTCGCCTCCGGGCTGGTGGAACGCTCCTGGTCCGCCGCGGGCAGGGAGGGGCCGCCCGCCGCCGAGGTGCTCTCCGAGCTGGCCGGTCTCGCGCGCGCCCTGGGCCCCGGACGGACCGCGCTGGTCCACGGCGACTACTGCCTGCCCAACGTGCTGCTCGACACCGGCGCCGTGCGCGGCGTTGCGGCGCGCACGCACCGGTCCGCGGGCGGGGTCCCCGGTCCCGCACGGCCGGACGGCCCCCCACCCGCCGGGGACGGCCGGGCGGACGGCTGGGCCCTGGTGGACCTGGGGCGGGCCGGACTGGGGGACCCCCACGCGGACCTGGCCGACATGGTGGGCAGCCTGCTCAGTCCGATGAACCCGCAGTTCGGGCCGTCGGACGCCGAACGGTTCCTGGACGCCTACGGGCGGGAGGACGTCGACCCCGAGCGGCTGCGGCTGTGCGCCGGGGTCAACTCCTTCTTCTGGCCCGTGTGA
- a CDS encoding winged helix DNA-binding domain-containing protein: MTALDRRALNRATLSRQLLLGRTADHTADEVVHHLVGLQAQDPEPPYVGLWSRVRDFRIDDLTGLLHSREVVRATLLRGTQHLVTAADYLWLRPTLHPMLTRWQKGAFGRDLPGVEPAELAAAARALLADGGLPRPDLGRALAERWPGRAPVSLARSVQGLLPVLHPPPDGTWGRRGTTPFALAEEWLGAPLAAEPSPDTLVLRYLAAFGPATARDVQAWSGTTRMRAVVEGLRPRLRVLRDPDGRELFDLPDAPRPDPDTPAPVRFLALLDNVLVSYDDRSRVVADHQRPHIVVEAPLTVDGFVRGLWRIERTRRGGPAVLDVRLFARLTPAEEEAVTEEGARLLRFAAADSEGHDIRLRPLEP; the protein is encoded by the coding sequence ATGACCGCGCTCGACCGCCGCGCCCTCAACCGGGCGACCCTGTCCCGCCAACTGCTCCTCGGCCGGACCGCCGACCACACCGCCGACGAGGTCGTCCACCACCTCGTCGGACTCCAGGCGCAGGACCCCGAGCCTCCCTACGTGGGCCTGTGGTCCCGTGTCCGGGACTTTCGGATCGACGACCTCACGGGGCTCCTGCACAGCCGCGAGGTCGTGCGCGCCACCCTCCTGCGAGGCACCCAGCACCTGGTCACCGCCGCCGACTACCTGTGGCTGCGCCCGACCCTGCACCCCATGCTGACCCGCTGGCAGAAGGGAGCCTTCGGTCGGGACCTGCCCGGTGTCGAACCCGCCGAGCTGGCCGCCGCCGCACGCGCGCTCCTCGCCGACGGCGGACTCCCCCGCCCCGACCTGGGCCGGGCCCTGGCCGAGCGCTGGCCCGGACGCGCCCCCGTCTCCCTGGCCCGTTCGGTCCAGGGGCTCCTGCCCGTCCTGCACCCGCCGCCCGACGGCACGTGGGGACGGCGCGGCACCACACCCTTCGCCCTCGCCGAGGAGTGGCTCGGCGCGCCGCTGGCCGCCGAGCCCTCCCCGGACACCCTCGTGCTGCGCTACCTCGCCGCGTTCGGCCCGGCCACCGCCAGGGACGTCCAGGCCTGGAGCGGGACGACCCGCATGCGCGCGGTCGTGGAGGGGCTGCGGCCGCGGCTGCGGGTCCTGCGCGACCCGGACGGCCGCGAGCTGTTCGACCTGCCCGACGCGCCCCGCCCCGACCCCGACACGCCCGCGCCGGTCCGCTTCCTGGCGCTGCTCGACAACGTGCTGGTCTCCTACGACGACCGCTCCCGCGTCGTCGCCGACCACCAGCGCCCCCACATCGTGGTCGAGGCGCCGTTGACCGTGGACGGGTTCGTGCGCGGGCTGTGGCGGATCGAGCGGACCCGGCGCGGCGGCCCCGCCGTACTGGACGTGCGGCTGTTCGCACGGCTCACCCCGGCCGAGGAGGAGGCGGTCACCGAGGAGGGCGCACGGCTGCTCCGTTTCGCGGCGGCCGACTCCGAGGGCCACGACATCCGCCTGCGCCCCCTGGAACCGTGA